The Panicum virgatum strain AP13 chromosome 5K, P.virgatum_v5, whole genome shotgun sequence genome has a window encoding:
- the LOC120708664 gene encoding non-specific lipid-transfer protein 1-like — MIKAMELQATRCLCVVAMLLVAGLAGMETAHGAGECGRAPVDQVALKLAPCAAATQDPRAAVPPACCAQVRAIGRNPKCLCAVMLSGTARKAGVKPAVAMTIPKRCAIANCPVGYKCGPYTLP, encoded by the exons ATGATCAAAGCAATGGAGCTCCAGGCGACGAGGTGCCTCTGCGTCGTCGCGATGCTCCTGGTGGCCGGCCTGGCGGGGATGGAGACGGCGCACGGCGCAGGGGAGTGCGGCCGCGCGCCCGTGGACCAGGTGGCACTCAAGCTGGccccgtgcgcggcggcgacgcaggACCCGCGCGCCGCGGTGCCGCCGGCCTGCTGCGCGCAGGTGCGCGCCATCGGGCGCAACCCCAAGTGCCTCTGCGCCGTCATGCTGTCCGGCACGGCGCGGAAGGCCGGCGTCAAGCCCGCCGTGGCCATGACCATCCCCAAGCGCTGCGCCATCGCCAACTGCCCCGTTGGCTACAAATGCGGCC CATATACCCTGCCATga
- the LOC120708660 gene encoding rop guanine nucleotide exchange factor 7-like, with amino-acid sequence MGSTGEEEEREARSEAAFTDSADGSSSSSDAASTDDWPPAPPRKAGCCASDSEVLAKQQHHKHKRRAPSEMEMMKERFAKLLLGEDMSGSGKGVCTALAISNAITNLCATIFGQLWRLEPLPPEKKAMWRREMDWLLCVSDHIVELVPTWQSFPDGTRLEIMTSRPRSDLHISLPALRKLDHMLLEILESFRDPEFWYVEQGIIAAPDCDGSASFRAAFHRRDEKWWLPVPRVPPGGLHDKTRKQLQHKRDSANQILKAAMAINSNSLAEMEVPESYLDSLPKNGRATLGDIIYRYITSDQFSPECLLDCLDLSTEYQALEIANHVEASVYVWRRRVAAKPVNGLGRSSSARSSWGMVKDMMVDTEKRELLAERAEGLLICLKQRFPGLTQTSLDMSKIQYNKDVGKSILESYSRVLESLASNIVTRIDDLLNINELNRHAEHFSATGDADCNIACGQTAVPSFPVPASGTPFMTAYATPSFSPAQLASPSKKERTSLTPGRRSQHSRSGGAKKALADHVGTEVKGMIISSGMMIDVSTTTEL; translated from the exons ATGGGGAgcacgggggaggaggaggagagggaggcccGGAGCGAGGCGGCGTTCACGGACTCCGCCGACGGGAGCAGCTCCAGCTCCGACGCCGCATCCACCGACgactggccgccggcgccgccgaggaaGGCGGGGTGCTGCGCCTCCGACTCCGAGGTGCTGGCCAAGCAGCAGCACCACAAGCACAAGCGTCGAGCGCCGTCAG AGATGGAGATGATGAAGGAGCGGTTCGCGAAGCTGCTGCTCGGCGAGGACATGTCCGGGAGCGGCAAGGGCGTCTGCACGGCGCTCGCCATCTCCAACGCCATCACCAACCTCTGCG CCACCATCTTCGGGCAGCTCTGGAGGCTGGAGCCGCTCCCGCCGGAGAAGAAGGCCATGTGGCGGCGGGAGATGGACTGGCTGCTCTGCGTCAGCGACCACATCGTCGAGCTGGTCCCCACGTGGCAGTCATTCCCCGACGGAACCAGGCTCGAG ATTATGACAAGTAGACCCCGGTCAGATTTACACATCAGTCTGCCAGCCCTCCGCAAGCTCGATCATATGCTCCTT GAAATCCTGGAAAGCTTCAGAGATCCAGAGTTCTGGTATGTTGAGCAAGGTATTATTGCTGCACCGGATTGCGATGGCTCCGCCTCCTTCAGGGCAGCTTTCCATCGCCGTGATGAGAAATGGTGGCTACCAGTGCCTCGTGTCCCTCCTGGAGGCCTTCACGACAAAACAAGGAAACAGCTCCAGCACAAACGTGATAGTGCAAATCAAATCTTGAAGGCTGCCATGGCAATCAACAGCAATTCTTTAGCTGAGATGGAGGTCCCTGAATCGTACCTCGACTCCCTACCGAAG AATGGAAGGGCAACCTTAGGAGACATCATATACCGCTACATAACGTCTGATCAGTTCTCCCCTGAGTGCCTTCTTGACTGCCTAGACCTGTCTACGGAGTACCAGGCCTTGGAAATCGCTAACCATGTCGAAGCGTCAGTCTACGTGTGGCGCCGGAGAGTTGCTGCAAAACCAGTAAATGGCTTGGGCCGTAGCAGCAGTGCTAGATCATCTTGGGGCATGGTGAAGGATATGATGGTAGACACGGAGAAGAGGGAGCTGCTTGCTGAACGAGCAGAGGGCCTGCTAATATGCTTGAAGCAAAGGTTTCCTGGACTGACACAGACAAGCTTGGACATGAGCAAGATTCAGTACAACAAG GATGTGGGCAAATCAATCCTGGAGAGTTATTCAAGGGTGCTAGAAAGTTTGGCCTCAAACATCGTCACCCGCATCGACGATCTCCTGAACATCAACGAGTTGAACAGACACGCTGAACATTTCTCCGCAACAGGTGATGCAGACTGCAATATTGCTTGCGGCCAGACTGCAGTTCCATCCTTCCCAGTGCCTGCCTCAGGTACACCATTCATGACCGCGTATGCCACACCCAGCTTCTCGCCGGCGCAGCTGGCAAGCCCGTCCAAGAAAGAAAGGACGTCACTGACTCCAGGCAGACGGTCTCAGCATAGCAGGAGTGGTGGCGCAAAGAAAGCCTTGGCAGATCACGTCGGTACAGAAGTGAAGGGGATGATAATTAGCAGCGGTATGATGATCGATGTCTCGACGACTACAGAGCTGTAA
- the LOC120708663 gene encoding uncharacterized protein LOC120708663, protein MEPKKTSAQHQPHAMEPKKSSPRRTGAATGAANDAEDSPLSSLFYPAAPGANGKDQDLYSILYKGQSGSAHPGMTDGKNQWAPSRSRSTCTKDGKHSPPQDSVDTSCFGSSVHYGGRDYFYGSSTTKQGTESSTNYKADKKDPTTDSHGDWWQGSFYY, encoded by the exons ATGGAGCCCAAGAAGACCTCCGCCCAGCACCAGCCTCACGCCATGGAGCCCAAGAAGTCCTCTCCCCGCCGCACCGgggccgccaccggcgccgccaaCGACGCCGAGGACTCCCCGTTAAGCAGCTTGTTCTATCCGGCGGCGCCTGGG GCAAATGGGAAAGATCAGGACTTGTACAGCATTCTCTACAAAGGTCAGAGCGGCAGCGCACATCCTGGCATGACAG ATGGTAAAAACCAATGGGCTCCATCCAGAAGTCGTTCCACTTGCACCAAGGATGGTAAACATTCACCGCCCCAAGATTCAGTTGATACATCTTGTTTTGGATCATCTGTGCATTATGGTGGTCGAGACTATTTCTACGGCAGCTCGACAACCAAGCAAGGGACAGAATCCTCCACTAAT TACAAGGCGGACAAGAAGGATCCAACCACAGATTCTCATGGCGACTGGTGGCAAG GCTCATTCTACTACTAG